Proteins co-encoded in one Medicago truncatula cultivar Jemalong A17 chromosome 8, MtrunA17r5.0-ANR, whole genome shotgun sequence genomic window:
- the LOC120575831 gene encoding LRR receptor-like serine/threonine-protein kinase EFR, producing MVNLLSCLLLFLLSLHCFVACLAVNTKNITTDQSALLAFKSLITSDPYDILSKNWSTSSFVCNWVGVTCDERHGRVHSLILRNMSLKGIVSPNLGNLSFFVILDIKNNSFGGQFPIEVCRLRRLKVLHISYNKFEGGIPAALGDLSQLQYLYLGANNFTGFIPESIGNLQWLKELDTSNNRLSGPIPQTISNMSSLEVLKLFSNYFSGTLTSDIMHHVSLFLTICDFRILI from the coding sequence ATGGTGAATCTATTATCTTGTCTCTTACTTTTTTTGCTATCATTGCATTGTTTTGTGGCTTGCTTAGCTGTGAATACAAAAAACATCACAACAGATCAATCTGCTCTTCTAGCATTCAAATCCCTCATTACTTCAGACCCTTATGATATCTTGTCTAAGAATTGGTCAACCTCCTCTTTTGTATGCAATTGGGTTGGTGTCACTTGTGATGAGCGACACGGAAGAGTCCATAGTTTGATTCTCCGAAACATGAGTCTTAAAGGTATCGTTTCCCCAAACTTAGGGAATTTGTCCTTTTTTGTTATActtgacataaaaaataatagcttTGGTGGTCAGTTTCCTATAGAGGTATGTCGATTACGCCGATTAAAGGTTCTTCATATCAGCTATAACAAGTTTGAAGGGGGGATTCCTGCAGCGTTGGGGGACTTATCACAACTTCAATATTTGTATCTTGGTGCTAACAATTTTACTGGTTTTATCCCCGAATCTATTGGCAACCTTCAGTGGTTGAAAGAATTGGATACTAGCAACAACAGATTATCTGGGCCCATACCTCAAACAATTTCAAACATGTCTTCACTCGAAGTTCTCAAGTTATTTTCTAACTACTTTTCAGGTACTCTAACCTCAGATATAATGCATCATGTTAGTTTGTTTCTCACTATTTgtgattttagaattttaatataG